A window from Citrus sinensis cultivar Valencia sweet orange chromosome 3, DVS_A1.0, whole genome shotgun sequence encodes these proteins:
- the LOC102608917 gene encoding piezo-type mechanosensitive ion channel homolog isoform X5, whose protein sequence is MFQWMADFVGLFKVSSNTEWPEICAGFSLILFYIMVCTVHLDIWSSLFKLSSIQCDLEEMDVIVSSRESSMTEHLLPSKHSFFIRESRSGVRHSNVLLRGAVFRTFSINFFTYGFPVSLFALSFWSFHFASICAFGLLAYVGYILYAFPSLFHLHRLNGLLLVFILLWAVSTYIFNVAFSFLNWKLWKDMEIWEMVGLWHYPIPGFFLLAQFCLGVLVALGNLVNNSVFVYLSGEDGRSSSETSTVEVREETKVLIVATIAWGLRKCSRAIMLALIGLLAMKPGFIHAIYMIFFLIYLLSHNVSRKIRESLILLCEAHFALLYLLRIDLISNALRQKDSLSMEILSQLGLLNHDSSWDFLEIALLACFCAIHNHGFQTLFSFSAIVQHTSSPPVGFSILKAGLNKSVLLSVYSASTAKYSHDNSSYERRIASFLSAIGQKILSMYRSCGTYIAFLTILLTVYMVRPNYISFGYIFLLLVWIIGRQLVEKSKRRLWFPLKLYAITVFVFSYSLSCFSSFELWLSRLIDLYFYLDYDSEASLLENVWESIAVLIVMQLYSYERRQSRHYRQDDPNLLDSGLLGFIKRFLVCHSQKILFLAVFYASLSPISALGLVYLLGLVICSTLPKASRIPSKSFLVYTGFLVTIEYLFQMWGKQAGMFPGQKHSDLSLFLGLRVYEPSFWGIELGLRGKVMVIVACTLQYNIFRWLEKTPSSSLNKGKWEEPCPLFVSSEDAFINGPHPNEEDKLLSDSGTRSMKREVAASNSWPSFTSVLTQTPNSVSSKRGESEASSTRKFSFGYFWGGAKESHKWNKKRILTLRKERFETQKTLLKIYLKFWMENLFNLFGLEINMIVLLLASFALLNAISLLYTALLAACVLLNWHFIRKLWPMFVFLFATILILEYLALWKNMSLNQHNPSENNVRCHDCSRSSAQHFQYCGNCWLGLVVDDPRTLISYFAVFMLACFKLRADLLSSFSGSSTYRQMMSQRKNTFVLRDLSFETKSMWTFLDYLKLYCYCHLLDLVLVLILITGTLEYDILHLGYLAFALTFFRMRLEILKKKNKIFKFLRIYNFVLIILSLAYQSPFVGEFSAGKCETIDYIFEMIGFYKYDYGFRITARSALVEIIIFMLVSLQSYMFSSQEFDYVSRYLEAEQIGAVVCEQERKAAWKTAQLQHIRESEEKIRQRNMQVEKMKSEMLNLQTQLHSMNSIANCNTTSPDTEGLRRRNTPLTSNWESRTPDKGEGLIRKQEQIIKEELQFPLEVHEFPAVVHMDNLMGVVSPKDSVGSPPCEINEIELDVADSADFDSNRSIKAKENPLKSAVQLLGDGVSQVQSIGNQAVNNLVSFLNITPEDSDMNELSSAEDEAYDEMESQKKRYVSLDRSYSLQSDKSSDATSLQIGRIFRYIWSQMRSNNDVVCYCCFVLVFIWNFSLLSMVYLAALFLYALCVHTGPSSIFWIIMLIYTEMYILVQYLYQIIIQHCGLSIDSDLLQALGFPDPAHKITSSFVVNAVPLFLVYFFTLLQSSITAKDSEWMPSTDFISRRRDALYRKEVLVNYSWSKKAQELLQQMINMVKLIIRRFFRYWKSLTRGAESPPYFVQLSMDVNLWPEDGIQPEKIESGINQVLKIVHDERCKEKNPSDCPFASRVNIQSIERSQEKPNIALVVLEVVYASPLTGCASAEWYKSLTPAADVAKEIRKAQSLGLFEQLRFPYPLLSIIGGGKREIDLYAYIFGADLTVFFLVAIFYQSIIKHNSELLDVYQLEDQFPKEFVFILMIIFFLIVLDRIIYLCSFAVGKVIFYLFNLILFTYSVIEYAWNMEASHQRAGEFALRAIFLAKAVSLSLQAIQIRYGIPHKSTLYRQFLTSEVSRINYFGYRLYRALPFLYELRCVLDWSCTSTSLTMYDWLKLEDINASLYLVKCDAVLNRAKNKQGEKQTIMTKCCNGICLFFVLICVIWAPMLMYSSGNPTNIANPIKDASVQIDINTRGGKLTLYHTTLCEKIPWDVLDSDVNLGQGFLETYNTHDIQLICCQPDASVLWLVPGLVQTRFIHSLGWHMGMDIRFTWVLTRDRPKGKEVVKYENHVDPLDLPKPSDVISVLNGSTNSFRVKNIYPRYFRVTASGDVRPFEQEVYAVSADLVMNRADSEWWSFHNINASDIKGCEGLSGPMAIIVSEETPPQGILGDTLSKFSIWGLYITFVLAVGRFIRLQCSDLRMRIPFENLPSCDRLIAICEDIYSARAEGEHEVEEVLYWTLVKIYRSPHMLLEFTKPD, encoded by the exons ATGTTTCAATGGATGGCTGATTTTGTTGGTCTGTTTAAAGTGTCTTCAAATACTGAGTGGCCTGAAATTTGCGCTGGTTTTTCTCTTATACTTTTCTACATCATGGTATGCACTGTTCATTTAGATATTTGGTCATCTTTGTTTAAG CTTTCTAGCATTCAATGTGATTTGGAGGAAATGGATGTTATTGTGTCCTCGAGAGAAAGTAGCATGACAGAGCATCTACTGCCCTCAaaacattcatttttcataCGTGAATCAAG ATCTGGCGTGAGGCATTCAAATGTTTTGTTAAGgggagcagtttttcgaacaTTTAGCATCAACTTCTTCACTTATGGTTTTCCG GTCTCACTGTTTGCTCTTTCTTTTTGGAGCTTCCATTTTGCAAGTATATGTGCATTTGGACTTCTTGCTTATGTTGGCTATATTTTATATGCCTTCCCTTCTTTATTCCACTTGCACCGGTTAAATGGACTGCTGCTTGTCTTTATTCTCTTGTGGGCTGTTAGCACATATATCTTCAACGtagcattttctttcttgaatTGGAAGCTTTGGAAG GACATGGAAATCTGGGAGATGGTTGGGCTGTGGCATTATCCCATTCCTGGGTTCTTCCTGCTTGCTCAGTTCTGCCTTGGGGTTTTGGTTGCTTTAGGTAATCTCGTGAACAACTCTGTTTTTGTCTACTTGTCTGGTGAGGATGGGCGATCTTCCAGTGAAACCTCAACAGTAGAAG TGAGAGAAGAGACCAAGGTATTGATTGTGGCCACGATTGCCTGGGGATTGCGCAAATGTTCTCGGGCAATCATGCTTGCACTCATAGGCCTCCTTGCCATGAAGCCTGGTTTCATACATGCTATATATA TGATATTCTTTCTGATATATCTTTTAAGCCACAACGTCAGCAGAAAGATACGCGAGTCTTTGATTCTTCTATGTGAAGCTCATTTTGCACTCTTGTACCTTCTTCGGATTGATTTGATCTCTAATGCTTTGCGGCAAAAAGACTCTTTAAGTATGGAAATTCTATCACAGCTTG GTCTCTTGAATCATGACAGCTCCTGGGATTTCTTAGAAATAGCTTTGCTTGCTTGTTTCTGTGCAATTCACAACCATGGTTTTCAAACGCTATTTTCATTCTCGGCCATCGTGCAGCATACGTCTAGCCCTCCAGTTGGATTTAGCATATTAAAGGCTGGTCTGAACAAGTCAGTCCTCTTGTCAGTGTACTCAGCCTCAACTGCAAAATACAGTCATGATAATTCCTCTTAtg AGAGAAGGATAGCATCGTTCCTTAGTGCAATTGGGCAGAAGATTTTATCTATGTACCGATCATGCGGAACCTACATTGCTTTTCTCACTATTCTCCTCACAGTATACATGGTGAGACCCAATTATATATCATTTGGGTACATTTTCCTTCTGCTTGTGTGGATAATTGGAAGACAACTTGTTGAGAAATCAAAAAGACGCTTATGGtttccattaaaattatatgctaTCACGGTGTTTGTCTTCTCTTATAGCTTGAGCTGTTTCTCCAGCTTTGAGCTGTGGTTATCCAGGTTGATAGATCTGTATTTTTACTTGGATTACGATTCAGAAGCATCATTGCTGGAAAATGTTTGGGAATCTATAGCAGTCTTGATTGTGATGCAACTTTATAGCTATGAGAGGAGACAAAGCAGGCACTACAGGCAAGATGATCCCAATCTCTTGGATTCTGGGTTACTAGGTTTCATCAAACGGTTTCTAGTTTGTCACAGCCAGAAGATCTTGTTTTTGGCAGTGTTCTATGCCTCTTTATCTCCAATTAGTGCATTGGGTCTTGTTTATCTACTTGGACTTGTCATCTGTTCAACTTTACCTAAAGCTTCCCGGATCCCATCCAAATCATTCTTAGTTTACACAGGATTTCTAGTGACAATTGAGTATCTCTTTCAGATGTGGGGCAAGCAAGCCGGAATGTTTCCAGGGCAAAAGCACTCTGATTTGTCTCTTTTTTTGGGCTTGCGAGTATATGAGCCCAGTTTTTGGGGCATAGAATTGGGCTTGAGGGGAAAAGTGATGGTGATTGTTGCCTGTACTCTGCAGTACAATATCTTCCGTTGGTTGGAGAAGACTCCAAGTAGTAGTTTAAACAAAGGTAAGTGGGAAGAGCCTTGTCCATTGTTTGTGTCATCCGAAGATGCCTTTATTAATGGCCCCCATCCTAATGAGGAAGATAAGCTGTTGTCAGATTCAGGCACGCGCTCTATGAAACGAGAGGTGGCTGCAAGCAATTCTTGGCCTTCTTTCACTTCTGTTCTGACTCAAACACCTAATTCTGTGTCCTCTAAAAGAGGAGAGTCTGAGGCTAGTAGCactagaaaattttcatttggaTATTTCTGGGGAGGCGCCAAGGAGAGCCATAAGTGGAACAAGAAGCGGATCCTTACATTGAGAAAGGAGAGATTTGAAACACAAAAGACActcttgaaaatatatttgaagttttggatggaaaatttgtttaatcttTTTGGTCTCGAGATTAACATGATTGTGCTGCTTCTTGCCAGTTTTGCTCTGTTGAATGCCATTTCTTTGCTGTACACCGCACTGCTTGCTGCTTGTGTTCTTCTGAATTGGCATTTTATACGTAAATTGTGGCCTATGTTTGTCTTCTTATTTGCTACCATTCTAATCCTGGAGTACTTAGCCTTATGGAAGAATATGTCTCTAAATCAACATAATCCTAGTGAAAATAATGTACGTTGCCATGACTGCTCAAGAAGCTCAGCTCAACATTTCCAATACTGCGGGAATTGTTGGTTAG GACTAGTGGTTGATGATCCCCGGACGCTTATAAGCTATTTTGCAGTCTTCATGCTTGCTTGTTTCAAACTTCGTGCCGATCTATTGTCCAGCTTCTCTGGGTCCTCAACGTATCGTCAAATGATGTCCCAACGTAAAAACACATTTGTTTTGAGAGATCTTTCTTTTGAAACTAAAAGCATGTGGACCTTTCTCGACTATCTGAAGCTTTACTGTTATTGCCATCTACTGGACCTTGTGCTTGTACTGATTTTGATTACTGGTACCCTGGAGTATGACATTCTGCACCTTGGCTATCTTGCTTTTGCCCTTACATTCTTTCGGATGAGACTAGAAAtactaaagaaaaagaacaaaatattcAAGTTCTTGCGCATATACAATTTTGTCCTTATTATTCTTTCTCTTGCGTATCAATCTCCATTTGTAGGGGAATTCAGTGCAGGGAAGTGTGAGACAATAGACTATATCTTTGAGATGATTGGATTTTATAAGTATGACTATGGGTTTCGGATTACTGCAAGATCTGCACTTGTTgagattattatatttatgttgGTATCACTTCAGTCATATATGTTTTCCTCCCAGGAATTTGATTATGTCTCGCGATATCTTGAGGCAGAGCAAATTGGTGCCGTTGTGTGTGAACAAGAAAGGAAAGCTGCCTGGAAAACTGCACAATTACAACATATTCGTGAGTCTGAAGAGAAGATACGCCAACGTAACATGCAAGTGGAAAAGATGAAATCTGAGATGCTCAATTTGCAGACACAACTTCACAGCATGAACTCCATTGCTAATTGCAATACCACTTCACCGGACACTGAAGGCCTAAGAAGGAGGAATACTCCTCTTACTTCAAATTGGGAATCAAGGACCCCTGATAAAGGGGAAGGTTTAATTAGGAAGCAAGAGCAGATTATAAAAGAGGAATTACAATTTCCTTTGGAAGTTCATGAATTTCCTGCTGTTGTTCACATGGACAATCTAATGGGGGTGGTTTCTCCAAAGGATTCAGTGGGATCTCCTCCTTGTGAAATCAATGAGATTGAGCTAGATGTTGCGGATAGTGCAGACTTCGACTCAAATAGAAGTATCAAAGCCAAGGAAAATCCTTTAAAGTCTGCAGTACAACTACTAGGTGATGGAGTTTCCCAGGTACAGTCTATTGGAAATCAGGCAGTTAATAACCTTGTGAGCTTTTTGAACATCACTCCTGAAGATTCAGACATGAATGAGCTGTCCTCTGCTGAGGATGAGGCATATGATGAAATGGAGAGCCAGAAGAAGAGGTACGTGTCTCTGGATCGTTCATATTCTCTGCAATCTGACAAGAGTTCAGACGCTACGAGTTTGCAGATTGGAAGGATCTTCCGTTACATATGGTCCCAAATGCGGTCTAACAATGATGTTGTGTGTTACTGTTGCTTTGTGCTTGTGTTCATTTGGAACTTCAGTTTGCTTTCAATGGTGTATTTGGCAGCTCTCTTCTTGTATGCTCTATGTGTGCATACTGGCCCAAGTAGCATCTTCTGGATTATTATGCTAATTTACACGGAAATGTACATTTTAGTTCAGTATCTGTACCAAATTATCATCCAGCACTGCGGGTTAAGTATTGATTCAGACCTCCTCCAGGCATTAGGGTTCCCTGACCCTGCACATAAAATCACATCATCTTTTGTTGTCAATGCAGTGCCTCTTTTTCTGGTCTACTTTTTTACTCTCTTACAGAGCTCTATAACTGCAAAAGATAGTGAATGGATGCCCTCTACAGACTTCATTTCTCGCAGGAGGGATGCTCTCTACAGGAAAGAGGTTCTGGTGAATTATAGTTGGAGTAAGAAGGCACAAGAGCTGCTTcaacaaatgataaatatgGTGAAATTGATAATAAGAAGGTTCTTCAGGTACTGGAAATCACTGACACGGGGAGCAGAATCTCCTCCTTACTTTGTTCAGTTGTCCATGGATGTTAACTTGTGGCCAGAAGATGGGATTCAGCCAGAGAAGATCGAGTCTGGAATAAACCAAGTGCTTAAAATTGTTCATGATGAGCGATGCAAGGAAAAAAACCCTAGCGATTGCCCTTTCGCTAGTAGGGTTAACATTCAGAGCATTGAGAGAAGTCAGGAAAAACCAAACATTGCGTTGGTTGTTTTGGAGGTAGTGTATGCCTCACCTTTGACTGGATGTGCTTCAGCAGAATGGTACAAATCACTTACTCCCGCAGCTGATGTTGCAAAAGAAATTCGTAAAGCACAAAGTCTTGGGCTTTTTGAACAATTGAGATTTCCTTACCCACTACTCTCTATAATTGGGGGAGGCAAAAGAGAAATTGATCTTTATGCCTACATTTTTGGAGCTGATTTGACTGTGTTTTTTCTAGTTGCCATCTTTTACCAATCCATCATAAAACATAATAGTGAGCTTCTTGATGTTTATCAGCTTGAAGACCAGTTTCCCAAGGagtttgtatttatattaatg ATCATCTTCTTTCTGATTGTTCTTGATCGCATAATTTACCTTTGTTCATTCGCCGTAGGAAAAGTGATTTTCTACCTTTTCAACCTCATTCTCTTTACATATTCAGTCATTGAGTATGCTTGGAATATGGAGGCTTCACACCAACGTGCGGGAGAGTTTGCTCTTCGTGCAATATTTCTCGCAAAAGCGGTTTCTTTATCATTACAGGCAATACAGATTCGTTATGGGATTCCTCACAAAAGCACCTTGTATCGGCAGTTCTTGACAAGTGAAGTTTCacgaattaattattttggctATAGATTATACCGTGCCCTACCATTCCTATATGAGTTACGATGTGTACTTGATTGGTCATGCACATCCACATCTTTGACCATGTATGATTGGCTGAAG CTGGAGGACATAAATGCAAGTCTGTACCTTGTCAAATGCGATGCAGTGTTGAATAGAGCTAAGAACAAACAAGGAGAGAAGCAAACGATAATGACCAAATGTTGCAATGGGATATGTTTGTTCTTTGTGTTAATCTGCGTTATCTGGGCTCCGATGCTG ATGTATAGCAGTGGTAATCCAACGAACATTGCAAACCCCATAAAAGATGCAAGTGttcaaattgatattaatacaAGGGGTGGAAAGTTGACATTATATCATACTACTCTCTGTGAAAAAATCCCATGGGATGTGCTCGACTCTGATGTTAATCTTGGTCAAGGGTTTTTGGAGACATACAATACACATGATATTCAGTTGATATGCTGTCAACCAGATGCAAGTGTTTTGTGGCTTGTTCCTGGTTTAGTTCAGACCAGATTCATTCACTCCTTAGGCTGGCACATGGGCATGGATATTAGATTTACTTGGGTACTTACAAGAGATCGACCAAAAGGCAAGGAAGTAGTGAAATATGAAAATCATGTAGATCCTCTTGATCTTCCAAAACCATCAGATGTCATAAGTGTGCTTAATGGTTCTACTAACAGCTTCAgggtgaaaaatatttatccaaGATACTTCCGTGTCACTGCTTCTGGTGATGTCAGACCTTTTGAACAAGAG GTATATGCAGTTAGTGCGGATCTCGTTATGAATCGTGCTGATTCTGAGTGGTGGTCCTTCCATAATATCAATGCATCTGACATAAAAGGTTGTGAAGGTCTTTCAGGACCAATGGCGATTATAGTCTCTGAGGAAACACCACCAC AGGGTATTCTTGGTGACACTCTAAGCAAGTTCAGCATTTGGGGTCTCTACATAACCTTTGTGCTCGCGGTTGGTCGCTTTATCAGACTTCAGTGCTCCGACTTAAGAATGAGAATTCCTTTTGAGAACCTACCTTCTTGTGACAG GTTGATAGCCATATGTGAGGATATATACTCAGCTAGAGCAGAGGGTGAGCATGAAGTTGAGGAGGTCCTTTATTGGACCCTTGTAAAAATTTATCGGTCACCACACATGCTGCTCGAGTTCACAAAGCCAGACTAG